The genomic segment CGAACTCACCGGAGTTGAGCTCCAGGTTGGTGTCGCCGAGGTAATTGGACATTCGCCGTGGAGTCAGGCCGGTGCCGGCCAGGATCTGGAAGCCGAGGTAGGTAGTCGTGCCGCGGGTGCCGGTGATCCGATAGCGCCGATCGCCGCGGATCATCGCCAGGAAATAGTTGCCGTCGGGATTGGGCCCGCCGATCATCCGGGTGTCCGAACACATATCGAAGAATCCCGGGCGTGCGGTGTCGGCCTCGACGGCCATCTGCGAACACAGCGACGACACCCGGGCGATCACCCGCAGGCCCTCGAGAAGCTCGCGCTCGGTCTCGGCGTCCTCGGTCACGATCTTGGTGACGTCGGCGATCATCTGCTGGAAGAACTGCCATGCGGCACGCGCTCGCGGCGCGCTATCGGTCGGCGACATTGCCGGGCGTTGAGACATAGTCTCATGTTAGGGCTATGGCCAGTCTGCTGAACAGCCTTTCACGCGAATTGCGCCGCACGGCTCACCGGAAGTGCGACTTGTCGATTTGCGCGTGCACCCGACAGTGCGGTTGACCCCGAGTGTGAGACGGCGTCGACGATGAGCGTTTCTCCCGACTTCGTCTGCAGCACCGGTTTGGCATGCGCGTTGGGGACATAACCCCAGAGCAGCTGGTCGGGCGTGGACTGCAGGTAGTGGTTGCCCCGATAGGAATATCGCGTTGGTCGTTCAACGGATCTTCGCAGCCAGGAACATTTACGGTCCAAGACGAATTCGTGATGAGAGCTATTCGCTCTGATGATGCTGTTGCACAACAGCTTTGGGCGCAATTATAAATGCCATCACAAATTACTACTCGGGTGCGACGATTTGGATCGAGCGGGATGCGGTGTGTGATCGAGGCCCGGCCGGCGGGCCCCGAGCGGCGTCGGCGAAACGCCCGCCGTCGCCGACTCGAGCAACGAAACGATGCACACGGATATGGTGGGCGAATGTCTGCGACGTCTTCGTCGATGTCCCTCGCGGAGCAAAAGCGCACGGCGACACGACAGCGTATTGCCCAGGCCGCCGCGCAACTGGTGATCAGCCGCGGCCTGGCCGGGGCGACGGTAGACGACATCGCCGACACGGCTGAGATCGGGCGGGCAACGTTCTTCCGCTATTTCAACTCCAAGGAAGACGCCGTCGCGGAGGGCATGAACACCCATTGGCTGGATCGGATCACCACCGCGCTGGCGGCGCAACCCGTGGAATTGGGCGCCTTGGAAGCCGTGGCCGGCGCCTTCGGTGACCTCGGGCGGGGATTCGCCGAGATCGAGGACCAGGTACGCGAGCTTGCCACCCTGACCCGCTCGTCGGAAACGCTCGATGCGTGGACGCTACGCATCTATGTGCGCTATGAAGCGGCGATCGCCGACCTGATCGCGTCCCGGCTACCCGAGCCCGGACCCCAAGACCCCAGGCCCCGACTGATCGGTGCGCTGGCGATGGCGGCGGTCCGTATCGCCCTGGACGACTGGCTCAGCGACGGGGGATCACTGCCCGACCGGGTGCGGCACGGCTTGGCCGCCATCGCGATCGCCTGACGGTCACTACGACTTAGCTTGTGGCGCTGGCCATTTGAGAATTCGGCGGGCGGTTCCGCCGAGGACCCAGGCCTTCTCGGCCTGCGACAGTGACGAGGAGTCGCGGATGCTGAACAGATTCTCGGCCCAGCTGGCGCGGTGCCGGGTCATCGTGTAGTCGCTGGCCCACATCACCCGCTGTGGTCCGAAGGCATCGATCGCGCGGCGCAGCTTCGGTTCGAGGTCGCTGAACGGGTAGGGCTCGGTCGACAAGAAGGACGGCGCGTGGGCCCATTTGTACGCCACGTTGGCGTAGCGAGCCATCGCCACCGCATCGTCAATGCCGGCTTGGCCGGGCGGGGCATCGAAAGCGGCGCCGCAATGATCGATGACGAACTGAACATCGGGAAAGCGCTCCACATATTGCGTCAGGTGCGCCACCATGCCGGGACACGTGACGAACACCGGCAGGCTGTGCGCGCCGGCGGCTTTGAGTAACCGATCGTGGCCGCCCCGCTCGAACACCGCCGCTTCCGCCGGGGTGAAGATCGTGGTGCGCAGGGCCTTGAACCCGGGTGCGGCGGTCAAGGTTTCAATCCACGATTCGATGCCCGGGTCGGTCGGATCCACTCGCATCAGGAACGCGAAGCGCTCGGGATACCGTATCGCCGCGGCTTCGGCGTTCGGCCCCACACAGCGAAAGGCGCCGTTCGCCAGACGATAGCCCGGCTGCAATCCCTCGTCGGTAAACGTGTCGAACTCGTCGAACAGCACGCCCGCAATGCCCAGGGCATCCATGATCGCCAGCGTGACCTCGGTGCCCAGCATGTTGGCGTGGACCTGGGCGTCGACGATGTCCATCGGATTGCTCCTCTCCGGCGGTGCGCTCAGACGGGAGTATGCCAGTGCGGTGCTAGGTCGAGGACCGCACGATCAGGCGCGCGATATCGGTGCGCTCGCCCGCTGGCGGGGGCGGGTACCCCAATCGTTCAAGCAGAGCAGCAAGAGCGATATCGGCGACCGCGCGCGAAGCGAATTGCACGGTGGTCAGGGGTGGGCTGCTCACCACGCCCATCGGGGTGGCGTCGACGCCCATGACCGCGAGGTCGCGCGGGCAGCGCAGCCCTGCTTCATGAATCCCGTGCAAGACAAGGCAGGCGATTTCGTCACTTTGCGCACACACGGCCGTCACGCCGTCCCGCACCCATTCCCGCACCACCTCGGCGGCGTTGTCCACCGTCACCTCGGCGACGGCCAAGCGCGGCAAGTCCCGCGACTTCGCCGCGCGCGCGACACCCTCGAACCAGTAGTCGCCCAGCGCGCGCCACCTGGGAATCCCGGTATAGGCGAACCCGATCTGCCGGTGACCACGCGAAACGAGATGGTCAACCCGCATCTCGCCAATGTCGAGGTGCGGATCGCCGAGCGCGGGCAGCGTCCCGATCTCGATGTTGGGTATGCCAGCGGCCCG from the Mycobacterium lentiflavum genome contains:
- a CDS encoding TetR family transcriptional regulator; translation: MSATSSSMSLAEQKRTATRQRIAQAAAQLVISRGLAGATVDDIADTAEIGRATFFRYFNSKEDAVAEGMNTHWLDRITTALAAQPVELGALEAVAGAFGDLGRGFAEIEDQVRELATLTRSSETLDAWTLRIYVRYEAAIADLIASRLPEPGPQDPRPRLIGALAMAAVRIALDDWLSDGGSLPDRVRHGLAAIAIA
- a CDS encoding amidohydrolase family protein, whose translation is MDIVDAQVHANMLGTEVTLAIMDALGIAGVLFDEFDTFTDEGLQPGYRLANGAFRCVGPNAEAAAIRYPERFAFLMRVDPTDPGIESWIETLTAAPGFKALRTTIFTPAEAAVFERGGHDRLLKAAGAHSLPVFVTCPGMVAHLTQYVERFPDVQFVIDHCGAAFDAPPGQAGIDDAVAMARYANVAYKWAHAPSFLSTEPYPFSDLEPKLRRAIDAFGPQRVMWASDYTMTRHRASWAENLFSIRDSSSLSQAEKAWVLGGTARRILKWPAPQAKS
- a CDS encoding LacI family DNA-binding transcriptional regulator, producing MAGPEVNANKVVRPTNADVARLASVSTATVSYVLNNAAGRRISAQTREAVQRAAELLGYRPNLAARNLARGKSGVVLYVVPHVAVGEMPMIAGSRMTTELARLGLLQVQIFETEDDQYIVDAIENLDPIAVTSLFPLNAAASQALRAAGIPNIEIGTLPALGDPHLDIGEMRVDHLVSRGHRQIGFAYTGIPRWRALGDYWFEGVARAAKSRDLPRLAVAEVTVDNAAEVVREWVRDGVTAVCAQSDEIACLVLHGIHEAGLRCPRDLAVMGVDATPMGVVSSPPLTTVQFASRAVADIALAALLERLGYPPPPAGERTDIARLIVRSST